A segment of the Romboutsia sp. 13368 genome:
NNNNNNNNNNNNNNNNNNNNNNNNNNNNNNNNNNNNNNNNNNNNNNNNNNNNNNNNNNNNNNNNNNNNNNNNNNNNNNNNNNNNNNNNNNNNNNNNNNNNNNNNNNNNNNNNNNNNNNNNNNNNNNNNNNNNNNNNNNNNNNNNNNNNNNNNNNNNNNNNNNNNNNNNNNNNNNNNNNNNNNNNNNNNNNNNNNNNNNNNNNNNNNNNNNNNNNNNNNNNNNNNNNNNNNNNNNNNNNNNNNNNNNNNNNNNNNNNNNNNNNNNNNNNNNNNNNNNNNNNNNNNNNNNNNNNNNNNNNNNNNNNNNNNNNNNNNNNNNNNNNNNNNNNNNNNNNNNNNNNNNNNNNNNNNNNNNNNNNNNNNNNNNNNNNNNNNNNNNNNNNNNNNNNNNNNNNNNNNNNNNNNNNNNNNNNNNNNNNNNNNNNNNNNNNNNNNNNNNNNNNNNNNNNNNNNNNNNNNNNNNNNNNNNNNNNNNNNNNNNNNNNNNNNNNNNNNNNNNNNNNNNNNNNNNNNNNNNNNNNNNNNNNNNNNNNNNNNNNNNNNNNNNNNNNNNNNNNNNNNNNNNNNNNNNNNNNNNNNNNNNNNNNNNNNNNNNNNNNNNNNNNNNNNNNNNNNNNNNNNNNNNNNNNNNNNNNNNNNNNNNNNNNNNNNNNNNNNNNNNNNNNNNNNNNNNNNNNNNNNNNNNNNNNNNNNNNNNNNNNNNNNNNNNNNNNNNNNNNNNNNNNNNNNNNNNNNNNNNNNNNNNNNNNNNNNNNNNNNNNNNNNNNNNNNNNNNNNNNNNNNNNNNNNNNNNNNNNNNNNNNNNNNNNNNNNNNNNNNNNNNNNNNNNNNNNNNNNNNNNNNNNNNNNNNNNNNNNNNNNNNNNNNNNNNNNNNNNNNNNNNNNNNNNNNNNNNNNNNNNNNNNNNNNNNNNNNNNNNNNNNNNNNNNNNNNNNNNNNNNNNNNNNNNNNNNNNNNNNNNNNNNNNNNNNNNNNNNNNNNNNNNNNNNNNNNNNNNNNNNNNNNNNNNNNNNNNNNNNNNNNNNNNNNNNNNNNNNNNNNNNNNNNNNNNNNNNNNNNNNNNNNNNNNNNNNNNNNNNNNNNNNNNNNNNNNNNNNNNNNNNNNNNNNNNNNNNNNNNNNNNNNNNNNNNNNNNNNNNNNNNNNNNNNNNNNNNNNNNNNNNNNNNNNNNNNNNNNNNNNNNNNNNNNNNNNNNNNNNNNNNNNNNNNNNNNNNNNNNNNNNNNNNNNNNNNNNNNNNNNNNNNNNNNNNNNNNNNNNNNNNNNNNNNNNNNNNNNNNNNNNNNNNNNNNNNNNNNNNNNNNNNNNNNNNNNNNNNNNNNNNNNNNNNNNNNNNNNNNNNNNNNNNNNNNNNNNNNNNNNNNNNNNNNNNNNNNNNNNNNNNNNNNNNNNNNNNNNNNNNNNNNNNNNNNNNNNNNNNNNNNNNNNNNNNNNNNNNNNNNNNNNNNNNNNNNNNNNNNNNNNNNNNNNNNNNNNNNNNNNNNNNNNNNNNNNNNNNNNNNNNNNNNNNNNNNNNNNNNNNNNNNNNNNNNNNNNNNNNNNNNNNNNNNNNNNNNNNNNNNNNNNNNNNNNNNNNNNNNNNNNNNNNNNNNNNNNNNNNNNNNNNNNNNNNNNNNNNNNNNNNNNNNNNNNNNNNNNNNNNNNNNNNNNNNNNNNNNNNNNNNNNNNNNNNNNNNNNNNNNNNNNNNNNNNNNNNNNNNNNNNNNNNNNNNNNNNNNNNNNNNNNNNNNNNNNNNNNNNNNNNNNNNNNNNNNNNNNNNNNNNNNNNNNNNNNNNNNNNNNNNNNNNNNNNNNAATAGATAATGTTAAATTTAATAATAGGCTATATTAGTTAATTTCGTGATAGTATTATAATNAAAATAACCATAYCTTAGTATTTTCAATAATTTGAATTACAAGGTATGGTTATTTTTCTAATTTACTATAAATTTTTCGTAATGTATTAATAATGTGAATAAAATCATATAAAAATATCTTCTTTATAGTGTACATTTTATTTTCCTTGTTCAAGTTCTTCTATCAGTTTAAGTATCTGAGGAGAAATTCTTTCTCGTTGTTTTTTAGTAATATATTTATAAGCTGGATATGCCATAGCCAACATAATAATACCAACTACCCCTATTACAATCCCCCATATAAACTTTGTCCATACTAATGCTAAGCTCATTCCAGTACCAAGTATCAATGTACCAATGATACCAAGTGCAATAGAAATTATAAGTCCTGGATTTTCAGCTTTTTTATCTAATTTTTGAAGTTGTTCAATTTTACTTTCAACTTGAGTTTTTATCATATATTTATCGCGTATTTTTTTTATTTCCTCCTGCTGTAATGCAGAATATGTATACTCAAATGTATTATTTTTCTTTTCCATATAGGAATACTCCTTATCTATTTATTAAATGCTATTAATTGATTTTTAGTTTAACTGTAAAAGTACTTCCTACACCTAGTGTACTATTTACAGAAATTTCACCACCGATAATATCAATTATTCTCTTTACTAATGCAAGCCCTAGTCCATTACCTTCTGTTGCATGAGATGTATCCCCTTGATAGAATTTATCAAAAATATGTTTACCAACCTCTGGGAGCATTCCACAGCCAGTATCACTGACTTTAACAATGGCAAATTCTCCATTATTTTTTAAACATACTGATACATTTCCACCATATTCTGTAAACTTAAAAGCATTGGAAAAGAGATTGTTCCATACAATGTTTAATAACTCCATATCAGCATTTACCATAACATCTTCATCTAAATCTGTATCTATTTGAATTTGTGATTTTTCCCATACATTTTCAAATTGTAGTAGGCATTCACAAAGTTGTTCACTAAGATTATATCTATTTTTATTTGGATAAATTTGTTGATTTTCTAAGCGATTTAATTTTAAAATATTTGTAATTAAATCTGCTAGTTTTCTTGAAGAATTTGTAATAGCTTTTGCATATTCTAATCTTTTTTCTTCACATAAATTTGGACTTTGAAGTAATGTTCCATAATTTTGTATTACAGAAAGTGGTGTTTTTAACTCGTGTGATACATTTGCTATAAAATCATTACGAAGGGTTTCAACTCCAGAAAGCTCCTCTGTCATACGATTTATACTTTCCATAATTTCTGAAAAATTATTTTGAGCTTCAGAAGCGTCAAGTCTTACAGAATAATCTCCATTTGTAACCTTACTTAAAGCCTTTTTTATTTTTTTAACAGGACGATCAACATTAATTTTACGACGAATYATATCAACAATTACAAAAATCAATATAATAAAAATTATATTATAAAAAGTATANTTTAGCTGCCATCTCTATTTGCTCTTTTTGAAGTTCAATGTCTTTGAAAAATATAAAAAAAGAACAACTAACAACAAAGCCACATAACGAAAAGAAAATACAAAAAGTTGTAATTAAGTTTTGAATTTCATCATATANNNNNNNNNNNNNNNNNNNNNNNNNNNNNNNNNNNNNNNNNNNNNNNNNNNNNNNNNNNNNNNNNNNNNNNNNNNNNNNNNNNNNNNNNNNNNNNNNNNNNNNNNNNNNNNNNNNNNNNNNNNNNNNNNNNNNNNNNNNNNNNNNNNNNNNNNNNNNNNNNNNNNNNNNNNNNNNNNNNNNNNNNNNNNNNNNNNNNNNNNNNNNNNNNNNNNNNNNNNNNNNNNNNNNNNNNNNNNNNNNNNNNNNNNNNNNNNNNNNNNNNNNNNNNNNNNNNNNNNNNNNNNNNNNNNNNNNNNNNNNNNNNNNNNNNNNNNNNNNNNNNNNNNNNNNNNNNNNNNNNNNNNNNNNNNNNNNNNNNNNNNNNNNNNNNNNNNNNNNNNNNNNNNNNNNNNNNNNNNNNNNNNNNNNNNNNNNNNNNNNNNNNNNNNNNNNNNNNNNNNNNNNNNNNNNNNNNNNNNNNNNNNNNNNNNNNNNNNNNNNNNNNNNNNNNNNNNNNNNNNNNNNNNNNNNNNNNNNNNNNNNNNNNNNNNNNNNNNNNNNNNNNNNNNNNNNNNNNNNNNNNNNNNNNNNNNNNNNNNNNNNNNNNNNNNNNNNNNNNNNNNNNNNNNNNNNNNNNNNNNNNNNNNNNNNNNNNNNNNNNNNNNNNNNNNNNNNNNNNNNNNNNNNNNNNNNNNNNNNNNNNNNNNNNNNNNNNNNNNNNNNNNNNNNNNNNNNNNNNNNNNNNNNNNNNNNNNNNNNNNNNNNNNNNNNNNNNNNNNNNNNNNNNNNNNNNNNNNNNNNNNNNNNNNNNNNNNNNNNNNNNNNNNNNNNNNNNNNNNNNNNNNNNNNNNNTGATAGCAAAACAAGAACAACTTTATAATAAAGGCGAAACAGATGATGAACTAGTAAAAAAATACCAAAAACACTTAAAAGAAAGTGATGAAATAATATTAGTATTCCCACTATGGTTTAACAATGTACCAGCAATACTTAAAGGTTTCTTTGATAAAGTATTTTTAAAAGAATTTGCTTTTACAGAAGAAAACAATAAACCTAAAGGTCTTTTAAACAATATTAAGTCAGGATTAGTTGTTAGTACATCAGAATCTAGTAGTGAATATTTAATAGAAGGATTAAACAACCCTATAGAAACTGTTGTAGTAAAAGGTACCTTAGGAGTTTGTGGTATTGAAAATGTAGAATATATAAATATAAACGTAGAAAATGAAGATAAATATGATTTTATTGAAAAATATTTTGGAGAGTAAAAATAATAAAAGACTCTGTTAGACAATTGTGTGATAAATAAATAATAAAAATAGCTAGACATATTGRAGTNTTYYWWTGTCTAGCTATTTTTATATGAATTATTTCGCAATATATTAAAATTGTTTACTTCTTTTTAAATATAAAATTAGTTATAGTTCCTAAAATTAAAGCAGGTATTGTAGCTCCCAATAATATACCTATTACAGATATTAATGAAAACTCATACAATTGAACTATAAATAAAACTGCAATAACTAAATAAAATAATATATAATCTAATTTTCTAAAATTTGAAAAATTCATCTTACCCCCCTTTTTACTCACATTATATAACAATTACTAATTATNNNNATCTTATCATTTAACTTATTTAAATAATCTAATTTCCATTGATACTGCTTTATTGTTAATGAGCTTAATTGAGATTGATTATACAAAACTGCATAGTTTTCTATTTCACAGAATTCATCAAATTTTATATCTAAATTATATTTTCTTGAATAATCATTTAAAATTTTTACACTTTCTTTTACTTTRTTAAAGTACTTCTTATGAGCAATAACAAATGGTGTCATAATTATAAATRCAATTYCTCCTTGAGAATACATAAATACTTCTAAACTAGATTTTGACTTCTTTATATATTTTTGTATAAGGTTACAATCATTTTTAATATCTAACATATTAATCTCCCCTTTTTAATAATCTTATTTATTTTNNNNNNNNNNNNNNNNNNNNNNNNNNNNNNNNNNNNNNNNNNNNNNNNNNNNNNNNNNNNNNNNNNNNNNNNNNNNNNNNNNNNNNNNNNNNNNNNNNNNNNNNNNNNNNNNNNNNNNNNNNNNNNNNNNNNNNNNNNNNNNNNNNNNNNNNNNNNNNNNNNNNNNNNNNNNNNNNNNNNNNNNNNNNNNNNNNNNNNNNNNNNNNNNNNNNNNNNNNNNNNNNNNNNNNNNNNNNNNNNNNNNNNNNNNNNNNNNNNNNNNNNNNNNNNNNNNNNNNNNNNNNNNNNNNNNNNNNNNNNNNNNNNNNNNNNNNNNNNNNNNNNNNNNNNNNNNNNNNNNNNNNNNNNNNNNNNNNNNNNNNNNNNNNNNNNNNNNNNNNNNNNNNNNNNNNNNNNNNNNNNNNNNNNNNNNNNNNNNNNNNNNNNNNNNNNNNNNNNNNNNNNNNNNNNNNNNNNNNNNNNNNNNNNNNNNNNNNNNNNNNNNNNNNNNNNNNNNNNNNNNNNNNNNNNNNNNNNNNNNNNNNNNNNNNNNNNNNNNNNNNNNNNNNNNNNNNNNNNNNNNNNNNNNNNNNNNNNNNNNNNNNNNNNNNNNNNNNNNNNNNNNNNNNNNNNNNNNNNNNNNNNNNNNNNNNNNNNNNNNNNNNNNNNNNNNNNNNNNNNNNNNNNNNNNNNNNNNNNNNNNNNNNNNNNNNNNNNNNNNNNNNNNNNNNNNNNNNNNNNNNNNNNNNNNNNNNNNNNNNNNNNNNNNNNNNNNNNNNNNNNNNNNNNNNNNNNNNNNNNNNNNNNNNNNNNNNNNNNNNNNNNNNNNNNNNNNNNNNNNNNNNNNNNNNNNNNNNNNNNNNNNNNNNNNNNNNNNNNNNNNNNNNNNNNNNNNNNNNNNNNNNNNNNNNNNNNNNNNNNNNNNNNNNNNNNNNNNNNNNNNNNNNNNNNNNNNNNNNNNNNNNNNNNNNNNNNNNNNNNNNNNNNNNNNNNNNNNNNNNNNNNNNNNNNNNNNNNNNNNNNNNNNNNNNNNNNNNNNNNNNNNNNNNNNNNNNNNNNNNNNNNNNNNNNNNNNNNNNNNNNNNNNNNNNNNNNNNNNNNNNNNNNNNNNNNNNNNNNNNNNNNNNNNNNNNNNNNNNNNNNNNNNNNNNNNNNNNNNNNNNNNNNNNNNNNNNNNNNNNNNNNNNNNNNNNNNNNNNNNNNNNNNNNNNNNNNNNNNNNNNNNNNNNNNNNNNNNNNNNNNNNNNNNNNNNNNNNNNNNNNNNNNNNNNNNNNNNNNNNNNNNNNNNNNNNNNNNNNNNNNNNNNNNNNNNNNNNNNNNNNNNNNNNNNNNNNNNNNNNNNNNNNNNNNNNNNNNNNNNNNNNNNNNNNNNNNNNNNNNNNNNNNNNNNNNNNNNNNNNNNNNNNNNNNNNNNNNNNNNNNNNNNNNNNNNNNNNNNNNNNNNNNNNNNNNNNNNNNNNNNNNNNNNNNNNNNNNNNNNNNNNNNNNNNNNNNNNNNNNNNNNNNNNNNNNNNNNNNNNNNNNNNNNNNNNNNNNNNNNNNNNNNNNNNNNNNNNNNNNNNNNNNNNNNNNNNNNNNNNNNNNNNNNNNNNNNNNNNNNNNNNNNNNNNNNNNNNNNNNNNNNNNNNNNNNNNNNNNNNNNNNNNNNNNNNNNNNNNNNNNNNNNNNNNNNNNNNNNNNNNNNNNNNNNNNNNNNNNNNNNNNNNNNNNNNNNNNNNNNNNNNNNNNNNNNNNNNNNNNNNNNNNNNNNNNNNNNNNNNNNNNNNNNNNNNNNNNNNNNNNNNNNNNNNNNNNNNNNNNNNNNNNNNNNNNNNNNNNNNNNNNNNNNNNNNNNNNNNNNNNNNNNNNNNNNNNNNNNNNNNNNNNNNNNNNNNNNNNNNNNNNNNNNNNNNNNNNNNNNNNNNNNNNNNNNNNNNNNNNNNNNNNNNNNNNNNNNNNNNNNNNNNNNNNNNNNNNNNNNNNNNNNNNNNNNNNNNNNNNNNNNNNNNNNNNNNNNNNNNNNNNNNNNNNNNNNNNNNNNNNNNNNNNNNNNNNNNNNNNNNNNNNNNNNNNNNNNNNNNNNNNNNNNNNNNNNNNNNNNNNNNNNNNNNNNNNNNNNNNNNNNNNNNNNNNNNNNNNNNNNNNNNNNNNNNNNNNNNNNNNNNNNNNNNNNNNNNNNNNNNNNNNNNNNNNNNNNNNNNNNNNNNNNNNNNNNNNNNNNNNNNNNNNNNNNNNNATTTTTACTATTGACTTTTATTTATTTTTGTGATATAATTAAAMATGRAYRATTTTTAGAGTTTTAAYGTTRATTATAATAAATTTAAATATTTTTGTCAATGAACTTAATAGTATGGTAAATAATACTTAATTTAAATAATAAAAATAGGAGTTATANNNNNNNNNNNNNNNNNNNNNNNNNNNNNNNNNNNNNNNNNNNNNNNNNNNNNNNNNNNNNNNNNNNNNNNNNNNNNNNNNNNNNNNNNNNNNNNNNNNNNNNNNNNNNNNNNNNNNNNNNNNNNNNNNNNNNNNNNNNNNNNNNNNNNNNNNNNNNNNNNNNNNNNNNNNNNNNNNNNNNNNNNNNNNNNNNNNNNNNNNNNNNNNNNNNNNNNNNNNNNNNNNNNNNNNNNNNNNNNNNNNNNNNNNNNNNNNNNNNNNNNNNNNNNNNNNNNNNNNNNNNNNNNNNNNNNNNNNNNNNNNNNNNNNNNNNNNNNNNNNNNNNNNNNNNNNNNNNNNNNNNNNNNNNNNNNNNNNNNNNNNNNNNNNNNNNNNNNNNNNNNNNNNNNNNNNNNNNNNNNNNNNNNNNNNNNNNNNNNNNNNNNNNNNNNNNNNNNNNNNNNNNNNNNNNNNNNNNNNNNNNTTTTTTAAGTTTAGGTATTTCTATAAAATGAATCTCTTCTAAATCTGTTAATTCTTCANNNNNTTCAATTTCTTTTAATCTATATCYATTGTGGAATCTATTGTTATCTAAATATTTAAAGTTTAATATGTCAATACAAATAGTTCTTTCTAATTTTGAATAATCATCACCTTCATTTAATTGCTCTTCGTACATTTTACTCCAATAATATAGACTTCTTTTTACCATATTGTATTCATTTTTTAATTGTATCTCAATATTAATAATTTCATTTTTATTAGTTCTAGCCTTTATATCAAATCTTGAAAATNNNNNNNNNNNNNNNNNNNNNNNNNNNNNNNNNNNNNNNNNNNNNNNNNNNNNNNNNNNNNNNNNNNNNNNNNNNNNNNNNNNNNNNNNNNNNNNNNNNNNNNNNNNNNNNNNNNNNNNNNNNNNNNNNNNNNNNNNNNNNNNNNNNNNNNNNNNNNNNNNNNNNNNNNNNNNNNNNNNNNNNNNNNNNNNNNNNNNNNNNNNNNNNNNNNNNNNNNNNNNNNNNNNNNNNNNNNNNNNNNNNNNNNNNNNNNNNNNNNNNNNNNNNNNNNNNNNNNNNNNNNNNNNNNNNNNNNNNNNNNNNNNNNNNNATTTATTACCGTTACCAAAGAACTTAAAGTCTAAACTTTTTTCTAATTAGGCCTAATTTTTCTTTAATTTTGCCTAGTTAGACAAACTCTAAGGTTTTTTCGTCTCTTTGGTAACAATAGCCATATTTATTGAAATTTAAACGTTTTACCC
Coding sequences within it:
- a CDS encoding Rpn family recombination-promoting nuclease/putative transposase, coding for MKARTNKNEIINIEIQLKNEYNMVKRSLYYWSKMYEEQLNEGDDYSKLERTICIDILNFKYLDNNRFHNXYRLKEIEXXEELTDLEEIHFIEIPKLKK
- a CDS encoding NAD(P)H-dependent oxidoreductase, whose translation is IAKQEQLYNKGETDDELVKKYQKHLKESDEIILVFPLWFNNVPAILKGFFDKVFLKEFAFTEENNKPKGLLNNIKSGLVVSTSESSSEYLIEGLNNPIETVVVKGTLGVCGIENVEYININVENEDKYDFIEKYFGE
- a CDS encoding HAMP domain-containing sensor histidine kinase, whose amino-acid sequence is MIFVIVDXIRRKINVDRPVKKIKKALSKVTNGDYSVRLDASEAQNNFSEIMESINRMTEELSGVETLRNDFIANVSHELKTPLSVIQNYGTLLQSPNLCEEKRLEYAKAITNSSRKLADLITNILKLNRLENQQIYPNKNRYNLSEQLCECLLQFENVWEKSQIQIDTDLDEDVMVNADMELLNIVWNNLFSNAFKFTEYGGNVSVCLKNNGEFAIVKVSDTGCGMLPEVGKHIFDKFYQGDTSHATEGNGLGLALVKRIIDIIGGEISVNSTLGVGSTFTVKLKIN